A single region of the Brassica rapa cultivar Chiifu-401-42 chromosome A03, CAAS_Brap_v3.01, whole genome shotgun sequence genome encodes:
- the LOC103862494 gene encoding probable NAD(P)H dehydrogenase (quinone) FQR1-like 2 produces the protein MGKGGGCVPSKKKKPSSLAATTTTGDGIDDDGAANAPIPIEDDQTTNTAGTTTPSITARTIAPPLKIFVVFYSMYGHVESLAKRMKKGADGVEGVEARLYRVPETLSQEVVEQMKAPVKDSEIPEITAAELAEADGFLFGFPTRYGCMAAQMKAFFDSTGQLWKEQTLAGKPAGFFVSTGTQGGGQETTAWTAITQLVHHGMLFVPIGYTFGAGMFKMDSIRGGSPYGAGVFAGDGSREATETELALAEHQGNYMAAIVKRLAQP, from the exons ATGGGGAAAGGAGGCGGATGCGTTCccagcaagaagaagaagccgtCCTCTCTcgccgccaccaccaccaccggcgATGGAATCGACGACGACGGCGCCGCCAATGCTCCGATCCCAATCGAGGACGATCAGACGACGAACACCGCCGGAACAACGACCCCATCGATCACGGCGAGGACGATCGCTCCGCCGCTCAAGATCTTCGTCGTGTTCTACTCGATGTACGGACACGTGGAGAGCTTAGCTAAGAGGATGAAGAAGGGAGCGGACGGCGTGGAAGGGGTGGAGGCGAGGCTGTACAGAGTGCCGGAGACGCTTTCTCAGGAGGTCGTCGAGCAGATGAAGGCGCCGGTGAAGGATTCGGAGATCCCGGAGATCACGGCGGCGGAGCTGGCGGAGGCTGATGGGTTTCTGTTCGGGTTTCCGACGAGGTACGGGTGTATGGCGGCGCAGATGAAGGCGTTCTTTGACTCGACGGGGCAGCTGTGGAAGGAGCAGACGCTCGCCGGGAAGCCAGCTGGGTTCTTCGTGAGTACGGGGACTCAGGGAGGTGGACAAGAGACCACTGC ATGGACAGCAATCACACAGCTGGTGCATCACGGGATGCTATTCGTCCCCATAGGCTACACATTTGGAGCAGGAATGTTCAAGATGGACTCAATCCGTGGAGGCTCGCCTTATGGAGCGGGTGTGTTCGCTGGTGATGGCTCAAGAGAAGCTACGGAGACAGAGTTGGCTCTTGCTGAACATCAAGGAAACTACATGGCTGCAATTGTCAAGAGACTTGCACAACCTTGA
- the LOC103862496 gene encoding BES1/BZR1 homolog protein 2, with translation MAAGGGGGGGGGGSSSGRTPTWKERENNKRRERRRRAITAKIYSGLRGQGNYKLPKHCDNNEVLKALCLEAGWIVEDDGTTYRKGSKPIASDMLGTPTTFSTNSSIQASPQSSAFPSPAPSYHGSPVSSSFPSPSRYDGNPSSYLLLPFLHNIASSIPANLPPLRTSNSAPVTPPLSSPTSRGSKRKLMTQQLPRHPLLFAISAPSSPTRRAGHQTPPTIPECDESEESSFEDSGRWINFQSTAPSSPTFNLVKQTSMVIDMKRSDWGMSGMKINGSEFEFENGTVKPWEGEMIHEVAVEDLELTLGGTKARC, from the exons ATGGCggcaggaggaggaggaggaggaggaggaggaggatcatCGTCTGGACGAACTCCAACGTGGAAGGAGAGGGAGAACAATaagaggagagagaggagaagaagagccATCACGGCAAAGATTTACTCTGGTCTCAGGGGACAAGGTAACTACAAGCTTCCTAAGCACTGCGATAACAACGAGGTTCTTAAAGCTCTTTGTCTCGAAGCTGGTTGGATCGTCGAAGACGATGGCACCACTTATCGCAAG GGGTCTAAGCCAATAGCTTCAGACATGTTAGGAACTCCGACAACATTCAGCACAAACTCTTCAATCCAAGCAAGTCCACAATCATCTGCTTTCCCAAGCCCTGCACCTTCTTACCATGGAAGTCCCGTCTCATCTTCCTTCCCTAGCCCATCTCGTTACGACGGTAACCCTTCCTCGTACCTTCTACTCCCTTTCCTACACAACATCGCTTCTTCCATTCCAGCAAACCTTCCTCCTCTTAGAACATCAAACAGTGCTCCTGTAACTCCGCCTCTGTCCTCTCCTACTTCTCGTGGTTCGAAGAGGAAACTCATGACGCAACAGTTACCGAGACATCCGCTTCTTTTCGCTATCTCAGCTCCATCTAGCCCTACACGCCGTGCTGGTCACCAGACACCGCCTACTATACCGGAGTGTGACGAGTCCGAAGAGAGTTCGTTCGAGGATTCAGGAAGGTGGATTAATTTTCAATCTACAGCTCCTAGCTCCCCAACGTTTAATCTAGTGAAGCAAACATCTATGGTTATTGACATGAAGAGATCAGACTGGGGGATGTCAGGAATGAAAATTAACGGTTCGGAGTTTGAGTTTGAGAATGGAACTGTTAAGCCATGGGAAGGTGAAATGATTCATGAAGTTGCCGTAGAAGATCTTGAGCTCACTCTCGGTGGCACTAAAGCTCGATGCTGA